AGCATTGCGGGTATGGGAAGATAAGCAGCTAGGGATCTCTAACTCTTTACTGGGTGGAAAAATAAAATACACAGATCCGGACCAGATTGTAACCCTAAAAGCTTTATTAGGAAAACAACGATTCGGATTTAACCTTTCTGACGGCGTTGTTGGAGGACTGGATGCGGAAATGAGATTGGATTCCCTTATGAAAGTGAAGGATTTCAGATCCAGCATAGGCTTTAGCTATGTAAACAAATATGAAGACAATAAAGAAAATTCCCTATATCCTAAAAATGTAAATATCTACTCATCCCGGCTTAAAATGGAGTATTCTAAATTTGCCCTGGAATTTGAATATCTATACAAAACCAAGGATAATATAAAACAGGTATCTACACTGGATCCCAACAATATATTTTCAGGAAATGCCTATCTTCTCAATCTATCCTATGCAACTGACCGGTTTGGTATTATTGCAAGCTTAAGAAGACTGGAAAACTTTAATTTCTATTCTCAAAGAGACCAGATAGGAAATATTTACCATAATTCAGTTCTGAACTATGTTCCCGCGCTCACCAAGCAGTACGACTACAGTCTTGCCAATATTTATGTCTATCAGGCACAACCCCGGCTGGCATTTCTTCCTCAAAAAAAATCAGGTGAAATAGGGTCTCAATTTGATATTTTTTATAAAATAAAAAAAGGAACACCCCTGGGAGGGAAATACGGGACCGATCTGTCACTTAACATTTCCAACTGGTACGGACTGAAAGGAACTTACCGGGCCTACATCAATAATATAAGAGATTACAAAACAGACTTTCTTGCATTAGGAGAAAAATACTACTCAGATCAGAGTCTTGATATAAGAACAAGACTGAAAGATAACTGGAAAATTGCTTTGGTGCTCATTAATCAGTTTTATAATACGTACAGAACCGAAGAAACTTCAGGAGAAGTAAAAGCACAAACGGTTGTTCTGGATAATATTTACAGATTTTCTAAAAGTTCTGTAAAGCTGGAACTTCAGCATCAATGGGCTGAAGGCTATCATGGAAATTGGGCAGCAGGACTTCTGGAGTACAATTTCAACAAAAACTGGTCATTCTTCATCAATGATCTGTATAATTACGGCAATCCGGACAAGGAAAAACAAATGCATTACTATACAGGAGGACTTGTTTTCAGGAAAAACAGCACGAGAATTCAGGCATCATACGGAAGACAGCGTGGAGGATTATTGTGTGTAGGCGGAGTTTGCAGATTCGTGCCTGAAAGCGCAGGCTTTTCATTAGGAATAAGTACCAGCTATTAGTCTTTCCTCTTCTATTTTTTATTTAAAAAGATACCATATTAAAATCAATACAGTTCAGCATTCTCAAAATTTTTAATGAAAAGTAAAATGAAATTTAGAAACTGGTTTTTAGCAGTCCTCCTATTTTTAGCGGCAGGAATCAATGCACAGATTAAAAATCCTGTAAAATTTAAGTTCACCGTCAATGACTTAGGGAACAATCAGTATGAAGCTGTTTTGAATGCCACCATGGAAAGCGGATGGCATATTTATTCCAAAGATCTTCCTGAAGATACCGGGATTCCTACTGAATATAAGGTTTCAGGGAAAAATATTGAACTGATTGGTAAATTCACCGAAGTCGGTAAAAAGCACGAGGAATTTTCTGAGGCTTTCGGAGGAACTATTGTATATTACTCCAATACAGCAGGCTTCAAACAGAAATTCAAATTAAAAGATCCTACAAAACCCGCAGACGTTACTTCTGAAATTACCTATCAGACCTGTGATGACAGGGTGTGTCTGGCTCCCAATACTTTAGAATTCAACCAAAAAGTTACTCCAAAAGGTGTTGAGGAAGCAGCAGCGACTGACGAAACGGCTGAACCAGCCAAAGATTCCGCAAAAGTAACAGAAACAGTTGCTACAGATCCTGCAAAAGGAGAAGTAACGATTACAGAGGCTTCTAAACTGGACCCAAAACAGCTGAAAATTGAAACCCTTGATTTCCAGAAACCACTAACGGACTGCGGAACAGCCTCAACAAAGGTGGATGAAAATTACTGGACCTATCTGTTCTTAGGGTTCATCGGAGGATTAATTGCCTTACTGACCCCTTGTGTATTCCCAATGATTCCACTAACGGTTTCATTCTTTACTAAAGGAAGCAAGAACAAGGCAAAGGGGAAAAGAGATGCATTGATCTATGGATTTTTCATCCTTTTAATCTTCGTTTTGCTAAGTCTTCCGTTTCACTTAATTGATGGAATTGCCGGAAATATTTTCAACGAAATTTCTACCAGTGTATGGCTGAATATTGCGTTCTTCATCATATTTATCTTCTTTGCAGGTAGTTTCTTCGGATACTACGATATTACGCTTCCAAGCTCTATTGCCAACAAATCTTCAAAGGCTGAGGAAGCAGGAGGAATTATCGGTATTTTCTTTATGGCTTTAACGCTTGTGATTGTTTCATTCTCATGTACGGGCCCTATTCTGGGAAGTTTATTGGGAAGCGCTGTAACAGGCTCTACCAACGTTCCGATGCTGCTTACTTTTGCTCTGGCAGGGTTCGGACTGGCATGGGCGATTGTTTTTGGGCTACTGGCTTTATTCCCTCAGGCTTTACAAAGTCTTTCGAAATCCGGAGGATGGATGAATACCGTGAAAGTGGTCTTAGGTTTTGTAGAATTGGCACTGGCTTTAAAATTCTTATCCAAAGCTGACCTGGTTTCCAAAACATTCTTCTTAAAAAGAGAACTTTTCATTGCAATCTGGATTATCATTGCATTAGGCCTCGCTTTATATCTGTTCGGGCTGATCAGATTCCCGCATGATGATAAAAAACCTAAAATCTCCATTACCAGAAAGATTTTGGGGGCTTGGGGAATGGGTTTTGTGATTTATCTCATTCAGGGATTAATTCCTTCTGACCGCCCGAAACTTCAGCTGTTAAGCGGAATCCTCCCTCCTCTGAATGTAAGTTATTTCCATGACGAAAAAGACGGCATCTTAGGAATGCATCCTGAACATGATTTCTTTAAAGCCATTGAAATTGCGAAGAAAGAGAACAAGCCTATCCTGATTGATTTTACCGGATATGGATGTGAAAACTGCCGTAAAATGGAAGAATTTGTATGGAGTGAGCCGGATATTTTACCAACGCTTCAAAACGATGTTGTCCTGGCTTCTTTATATGTTGATGATAAGGAAGAGCTTCCGGAAGACCAGAAAACAAAGATTGACCTTGGGGACGGACAGATCAAAAAGGTAAAAACTATTGGGGACCGATGGAGCTTATTCCAGCAGGTCAACTTCAATAATAATTCCCAGCCTCACTATGTTTTAATAACGCCCGACGGAAAGGTAATCAACACTCCGGTTTCAGGATACATGCCGAAAGAAGATTTTAAAAAATTCCTCGAATGCGGCGTAGAGTATTTCAAAAAAAGTAAATAACAATAAATAAAAAAGACTGTTTCATTTTGAAGCAGTCTTTTTTTATAATTTTCTATTTTATTACCAATTCAATTACATATCCCTCATGCCCTCTTACATTGATAAAATCTCCTCCTTCAAAACCCAGATATTGCCCTTTAATTCCAACTAGTTTTCCTGTGAATTCCGGTTTTTTATCCAATGTGAAAGAACTTACTTTTGCAGGCTTTTCATAAGGGTAGTCAAATTTCCATAAATTTTCACCTTCACTGTAGAATTTCTGGAAGTCTTCCGGGAAATATTCTTTTATTTTTTGTTGAAAATCAGCAAGATCAATCTCACCTTCAAAATCATCTTGAAGCATTTTCTTCCAGTTAGTCTTATCAGGCAGATGTTCTTTCAAAGCAACCTCTATCATTCCTGCTTCGTAGCGGTTTTCAGTTCTGGCAATCGGCAGGGCAAAAGTAGCTCCCTGATCAATCCATCTCGTCGGAATCTGGGTATTTCTTGTTACCCCCACCTTTACATCCCCAGTATAGGCAAGATAAACAGTATGAGGCTGCAACTGGATTTCTTTTTCAACTTCCAGATCACGCTCAGCAACTCCTAAATGTGCTGTAGATAGTTCCGGCCGGATAATCGTGTCACTGGCATAAGGACTTTCAAAAAAACAGCTTTTACAAAAACCCATCCTGTAAATTGGTTTATTTTCACCGCAGTTTACACACTGAAATCCAGTATGTCTGATATGCAGTTCTTTTCCAAACAGCTCATTCATATGAATAAGATCCCCTGAAAGATTAAGATAATATTGAATCGGCTGTGCGTCGAAACTTGTCATTTTTAAAATTTGCCCTTGAAACTGCATCGTATTTATATTACTTTTTTAAGTAAATTTAATGATTATATTTTCAAAAAGTAAATTTATATTTTTGTACGGAAAAAAAATCACAAATGGTTTATCTAATAACAGGAGGAAGCGGATTCATCGGATCACATTTAACAGAAAAATTATTAAGAAATGGACATTCTGTCATAAACGTTGACAATTTTGATGATTTCTACAGTTATCAGATCAAAATTAAAAATACTTTAGAATCTATTGGTCAAAATTCGGATTTTACATTTACTGACAAAGAGTCGGATATCCGGCAGCTGGCCCAGCTTACACAATCCAACAAATACACTCTTTACTATCAAGATATTAGAGACAAAAAAGGACTTGAAAACATCCTCAAAAACCACTCTATTGATATGATTATTCATCTGGCCGCTCTCGCCGGGGTACGCCCCTCTATCGAACGCCCACTGGAATACGAAGAAGTCAACGTCAGAGGAACCATGAACCTGTGGGAACTCTGCAAGGAATTTAATATTAAAAAATTCATATGCGCCTCTTCATCAAGCGTTTATGGAAATAACGAAAAAATCCCTTTTGAAGAAATGGATAATGTGGATAACCCTATTTCTCCTTATGCTGCAACCAAGAAATGCGGGGAAATTTTAGGACATGTATACCATCAGCTTTATGGTATCGACATGATTCAATTGAGATTTTTCACGGTATATGGCCCGAGACAGAGACCGGATCTCGCGATTCATAAGTTTACAAAACTAATTTCTGAAGGACATGAAATTCCTTTCTATGGCGACGGAAATACAGCCAGAGACTATACTTATATTGATGATATTATCGATGGAATCACCAAATCCGTCCTTTATTTAGAAGACCACTCCAATGTCTATGAAGTCCTTAATCTGGGAGAGAGCCAGGTTATTACTCTATCTGAAATGGTATCCATAATAGAAAATACACTTGGAATGTCTGCCATCAGAAAAAATCTGCCAATGCAGCCGGGAGATGTCAAAAAAACCAATGCAGATATAGCAAAAGCCCGGACATTAATAGGCTACAAACCAGACACCGACTTCCAAAATGGCATAAAAAAATTTGTGGAATGGTTTTTGAGAAAATGACATCAGGTACGTTGCTGACATAGCTGCAATGCTTTCTATGACGGACAATGAACAAAAATTAATTAAAAAGAATTGAAAATCAAGTAATAAAAAAGCGTATAATATAAGCTATTTTTATACTTTTGCAAAAAAATCAGAAAATTATGTACTGGACATTAGAATTAGCCTCATATCTAAGTGACGCACCTTGGCCAATGACAAAAGCAGAACTTATTGACTATGCAATCAGAACTGGTGCACCTATGGAAGTAGTGGAAAACCTTCAGGCTATTGAGGACGAAGGAGAAATCTATGAATCAATAGAAGAAGTTTGGAGTGACTATCCTACAGATGAGGATTTCCTTTGGAACGAAGACGAATATTAATTAAAGCAATAAGCTTTAAGCACAATGCTTAGAGCTTTTTTGCCCTTTTTCAGATATAAAATTCACACGATAAGCGTGTCAGTAAAACGCTTAAAGCATCATGTTTTAAGCATAAAGCAAAAAATTTATGAGTTTTTTAAACAAAGTTCTTAAAGGGTTTTTGGGAGACAAAAAAGCGCAGGACCTAAAAGAAGTAAAAAAAGTTGTAACAAAAATCAAAGCTGTAGAACCAGCCATCCAACAGCTAACTGATGATGGACTGAGACAAAAAACTGCTGAATTTAAAGAGAACATAAAATCTGCAACCAGCAAAATAACAGCTCAGATAGAACAGATAAGAGAGCAGGTAAAAAATTCAACTAACGTAGATGAAAAAGAAGCTCTTTTCTCAAAGATTGAATCTCTGAAGAAAGAATCATACGAAATTGAAGAGAAAGTTCTTGGTGAGATCCTTCCGGAAGCTTTTGCCCTGGTAAAAGAAACTGCAAGAAGATGGGCACAGAACGGAGAAATCCGTATTACAGCAACAGACTGGGACAGACAGCTGGCTGCTGCGGGTAAAGATTTCGTAGAGATTCAGGGGGATACTGCGATCTGGAAAAACTCATGGGACGCTGCCGGGACTCCTGTAGTCTGGGATATGGTCCATTATGATGTTCAGTTTATCGGAGGGGTTATTCTTCACAGCGGTAAAATTGCCGAAATGGCAACCGGTGAGGGTAAAACCCTGGTAGGAACATTACCTATTTACTTAAATTCACTTCCCGAAAGAGGAGTTCACGTTGTAACCGTGAATGACTACCTTGCCAAAAGGGACTCCGCATGGATGGGGCCTCTTTATCAGTTCCACGGAATGTCTATCGATTGTATCGATAACCACCAGCCGAACTCGGACGGAAGAAGAAAAGCATATAACTCAGATATTACCTACGGAACAAATAACGAATTCGGTTTTGATTATCTGAGAGATAACATGGTAACTTCACCTTCAGAACTGGTACAGAGAGAACTGAACTTCGCTATCGTAGATGAGGTGGATTCTGTATTGGTAGATGATGCAAGAACACCTTTAATTATTTCCGGTCCGGTTCCTCAGGGAGACAGACAGGAGTTTGATGTTCTTAAACCTTCTATTGACAGAATTGTTGATGTTCAGAAGAAAACAGTTTCTACCATTTTCAATGAAGCTAAAAAATTAATTGCAGCAGGAAACAACAAAGAAGGAGGATTTAAACTTCTTCAGGCTTACAGAGGTCTTCCTAAGAACAGACAGTTAATCAAATTCTTATCGGAAAGCGGAAACAGAGCATTGCTTCAAAAGACTGAAGCTCAGTATATGCAGGATAACAACCGTGATATGCCGATTGTAGATAAAGATCTTTACTTCGTAATCGAGGAGAAGAACAATCAGGTAGACCTTACAGACAAAGGTGTAGAATACATGTCTCAGGGGAACTCTGATCCTAACTTCTTCGTTCTTCCGGACATCGGAACTGAGATTGCTGAAGTAGAAGCTAAAAACCTTACCAAAGAAGAGGAATTTGAAGCTAAAGAAAGATTGTTCTCTGATTTTGCTGAAAAATCTGAGCGCGTACACACCATGAGCCAGCTATTGAAAGCCTATACGTTATTTGAAAAAGATGATGAGTATGTAGTGATTGATGGCGAGGTGAAAATTGTAGACGAGCAGACAGGACGTATCATGGAAGGAAGACGTTATTCAGACGGTCTTCACCAGGCAATTGAAGCTAAAGAAAATGTAAAAATCGAAGCGGCAACCCAGACTTTTGCCACGATTACCCTTCAGAACTATTTCCGTATGTACAACAAACTTGCGGGGATGACGGGTACTGCTGAAACAGAAGCTGGCGAACTTTGGGAGATCTACAAACTTGATGTAGTGGTAATTCCTACCAACCGTCCTATTTTAAGACATGACAGACAGGATTTAGTTTACAAAACTAACCGTGAAAAATATAACGCTGTAATTGAAGAAGTTGAAAAGCTAACCGCTGCCGGAAGACCTGTTCTTGTAGGAACAACTTCTGTTGAAATTTCACAGTTGCTTTCTAAGGCCCTTCAATTAAGAAAAATTCAGCACCAGGTATTGAACGCGAAGCTTCACAAAAAAGAAGCAGAAATCGTTGCCGGAGCAGGACAGCCGGGAGTTGTAACCATTGCAACCAACATGGCGGGTCGTGGTACCGACATTAAGCTTTCAAAAGAAGTAAAAGAAGCTGGTGGTTTGGCCATTATTGGTACAGAAAGACACGATTCAAGACGTGTTGACAGACAGCTTAGAGGTAGAGCAGGACGTCAGGGAGATCCTGGAAGTTCTCAGTTCTATGTATCTCTTGAGGATAATCTGATGCGTTTATTCGGTTCTGAAAGAATTGCTAAAATGATGGACAGAATGGGTCATAAAGAAGGTGAAGTTATCCAGCACTCTATGATCAGCAAGTCTATTGAAAGAGCTCAGAAAAAAGTGGAAGAAAACAACTTCGGGATCAGAAAGAGACTTCTTGAATATGATGACGTAATGAACAAACAGCGTGACGTGATCTACAAGAGAAGAAAGAACGCTCTGTTCGGAGATCACCTGAAGTATGATATCACCAACATGATTTTTGATGTTGCCAATTCTATTGCAGCTAAAGGAAAATCTACCGGAAGCTTTAAAGATTTCGAATATGATATCATCAAAACCTTTACCATGGAATCTCCGGTTTCTGAAAATGATTTCAAAACGAAAAACCTTCAGGACCTGACCAATATTTTATTTAAAGCGGCTCAGGAAGATTATCAGATGAAGCTTAATCTTCTGAAAGAAAAATCATTCCCTATCATTGAGAATGTATATCAAAACCAAGGGTCTATGTTTAAAATGATCCAGGTTCCTTTCTCAGACGGACATAAGACAATGACCATCGTAGCCGACCTGAAAGAGGCTTATGATACGCAGTGTGAAAGCCTTATCAACGATTTTGAAAAGAATATTACCCTTTCTATCATCGATGAAAACTGGAAGCTTCACCTTCGTGAAATGGATGACCTTAGAAGATCTTCTCAAGGTGCCGTTTATGAGCAGAAAGATCCGCTTGTGATTTACAAACAGGAATCATTCCACCTATTCAGTGAAATGGTAGACAAAATGAACAAAGAAATTATTTCTTTCTTATATAAAGGAGAAATTCCTGCTTAGGAAATAATTAATAAAATAAGTTAAAACCCCGCTTCATAACTGCATGAAGCGGGGTTTTATTATTTAGCGTATAATAAAATTATGATAAATATCAATTAAGTTATTTATTTAGAATAATTAAAAACAATATATTTGCAGAAAATTTGACTTTCATGAAAAATGTACTGATCTGTGCTTCTATGCTAAGTTCTATGCTGGCTTTCGCCCAGAAAAAAGATACCATCAAATCCAATGCTATTGAAGAAGTTGTAGTCAACGGAAGGTATTATCAGAAATATAAGCTTAATGAAGTTTCCGGATCATTAAGACTTCAGACTCCTATTATAGAGCTTCCGCAAAATGTACAGTCAGTCAGTTCACAGGTTTTATCCGATCAGATTACCCTCAACATGTCTGAAGGAATTGTGCGAAACGTGAGCGGCGCAAGAAAAGTAGAACACTGGGATAATGTCTATTCAAACGTTTTCATGAGAGGAGCAAGTATCGCCACTTATATGAACGGAATGAACGTTTCTTCCACATGGGGGCCTATTAACCCTGATGCATCCATTATAGACAGAATAGAATTTGTGAAAGGGCCTGCCGGATTCATGGGATCTATGGGAGACCCTGCCGGATTTTATAATGTAGTTACCAAAAAACCTACGGGAAAATTTGCAAACAGTGTAAGATTCACAACAGGAAGTTACAATCTTTTCCGAGGCGAAGCTGACCTGGATGGCGTTCTTATTAAAAACGGGGTATTGGATTACCGCTTAAACTTAATGGGCAGCTCCAACAAATCATGGGTAGAAAATGACAAAACAAGCAAAATCATTATTGCTCCTTCTATAACTTTCAGGCCTACAAAAACAACGACTTTTACTGCACAATATAATTTTCAGCATTTAAAATTCAACCAGCCGGGTGCCTATATCATGTCGAAAGAAGGCTATGCCACACTAGGGGTCCACACTAACTTTAATGATCCTAATTTTAAAGAAACTAAAGTAAGAGATCAAAGCTTATTCTTAAGCCTGGATCAAAAGCTTTATAAAGACTGGGTATGGAGCACACAGTATGCTTATATGGACATGAACTATGATGGAGGTTCATGGTGGGGAGATTTCAGAACACCTTCTGACCCTAATATCTTTTCAAGAGACCTGAGCAACTGGCAAGCTATCGGAAAAAATCATATTTTCCAGACTTATTTAAGAGGAAGCCTGAATACAGGAAATATTGTACATAAAATCATTGCCGGATTTGACTATGGAGACAGAAAGTACCAGGCTGATTTCTCTTCAATGGGAAGCGGAGGCTCTATAAATATTCACAATATCATGTATGGTGTAGATCCTGCTGCCCTTCCTTCACAAGATGCTTATTTCCTGAACAGAAATGCCGCATTCTATGATGATGAAGGAGTAAAATATACTTCATATTATGCACAGGATCAGATTGAAATGTTCAATAATAAGCTTCGTCTTACTCTGGCAGGAAGATATACCAGCGGAACAACTTATGCAGGATATCCCAATCTGGGTGAGGTTACTCCTGATAAAGCCGGAGAATTTACACCGAGAGTAGGTGCAAGCTATTCCATCACAGAAGATTTTTCCGCATACGGAGTATTTGACAAAACATTCTCCCCTCAGTCCGCCAATACTTTTACAGGTTCAATATCGGCTCCGTTAAAGGGCCAGAACATTGAATTTGGTTTGAAAAAAGACTGGTTCGGAGGAAAATGGAATTCAACATTTGCGGTATATGAGATAAGAAGGCAAAATATTTTAACCAAAGATTTTGTAAACAGTACCCCTTCAAAAACCTTCTATTATGCTAATGGAGAACAAAGAGCCAGAGGTTTTGAAGCTGATCTGAAAGGAGAAATTGTAAAAGGTCTGAACATTATTATCAATTATGCTTACACTGACGCCAAAACCATTAAAGACACTAATCCGGAAATTCTTGGAGCGGCTTCCCCGGGGAATGCTAAAAACGTACAAAATACCTGGGTTTCTTATCACTTTAGCGACAGCTTATTAAAGGGATTCGGTATATCTGCCGGTTATCAGTATCAGGGAGGAAGAGTTTCCTGGTATGGCACAAATTCCGGAAACCAGTCATTGCCTGATTACTTTGATACCAATTTCGGAATCACCTACAGGGCTAAGAAGTTTGATATCAATCTGATGCTTAACAATGCTTTGAACAGAAAGCTGTTCAGTGGTTACTATGATCCGGGATACAATACACCGAATGATACAAGTGACGATAAATACGTATGGATCTACAATGCCCCGCGCAACTGGAGACTATCAATAGGATATAAATTTTAAATAATGAAAAGTTAGCCCTTCATCGGGTTAACTTTTTTGGTATGAAGAAAAAACATCATCATAAGAAGAAAACTTCACCTGCAAAAAAATGGTCTGCCAAACTGCATCTGTGGTTTGGTTTGTCCGTTGGAATCATTGTTTTCATTGTTTCACTGACGGGAACTCTCTATGTGTTTAAAGACGAAATACAAAACAGTCTGCGAAAGGAGGCTATTTATGTAAAAGAAACGTCAGCTGAACCCATTTCTATTCATGTTCTGAAGGAAAAAGTCAGCACAGAGCTTAATGAAAAATTTCCGTTGAATTCTGTGGAAATTCCTTTGGATAAAAATAAGTCCTACCGCTTTCTGTACTATGAGAAAAATAAAAAAGGGTGGAATTATTTTGAAGAAGTAAAGATCAACAAATTAGTGTACGTAGACCAGTACAACGGGAAAATTTTGGCAGTATATGATGAAAAATATAACTTCTTCAACATCCTGAAATACATCCACTGGAGCCTCCTGCTCAACTCCGAATGGGGGAAATATGTGGTAGGTATCCCTACCGTTCTCTTTATCATCATGCTGATCACCGGGATTGTTTTATGGTGGCCGAAAAATAAAAAAGCGAGAAAAGGACGCTTCTGGTTCAGCTGGGAGAATGTAAAGACCTGGAAACGCAGAAACTATGATCTTCATAATGTATTAGGATTTTACGCTTCATTTATTGCCCTGTTAATGAGTGTTACAGGAATCTATTTCGCTTATCCGTATGTGAAAAATACCATTCATTTTACGTTATCCGGAGCGGCAGACCTTCCCAAAGACAAAGAAATCAAGTCTCCTGATTCGCTGATGGCTAAAAACAGTTCAGTATATGATCTTACGGCACAACAAACGAGAAAATTATATGCAGGATCTGCCAGCTTCAGAATTCCTCTGAGCGGAAAAAACAAGAAAGGAAAAGACCTGAAGAATATTCCGATAACGATTTACGGAGAGGAAGGAAGATTCAGCGAAAGAAACACCCTGGTCTTCGACAAATACTCAGGAAAACTTCTGGCCAATAAACCTCATCAGCAGTTAAGCAATGCTGAAAAATACGCGAACGCCAATTATGACATCCACACAGGATCTTATTTCGGGCTGTTCGGGAAAATCATCTGGTTCATCACCGGGCTCATCTGTACCTCACTTCCTGTAACAGGATTTCTGGTATGGTGGGGAAAACAAAAGAAACAAGGAAAGAAAATATAATGAAAAAAGCGCTTTTATCAGCTGCGTGTTTAGGGTCTGTTACGGTTTTTGCACAAGTTAAAGACAGCACCCGGACAAATGATGTGGAAGAAGTTATCATGACCGCTTCCCGGAAAAAAGAAAACATCAAAGAAATACCAAGCTCTGTAACCGTTGTTGCTGAAAAACAGATTCAGTCTCAGCT
This region of Chryseobacterium vaccae genomic DNA includes:
- a CDS encoding TonB-dependent siderophore receptor — translated: MKNVLICASMLSSMLAFAQKKDTIKSNAIEEVVVNGRYYQKYKLNEVSGSLRLQTPIIELPQNVQSVSSQVLSDQITLNMSEGIVRNVSGARKVEHWDNVYSNVFMRGASIATYMNGMNVSSTWGPINPDASIIDRIEFVKGPAGFMGSMGDPAGFYNVVTKKPTGKFANSVRFTTGSYNLFRGEADLDGVLIKNGVLDYRLNLMGSSNKSWVENDKTSKIIIAPSITFRPTKTTTFTAQYNFQHLKFNQPGAYIMSKEGYATLGVHTNFNDPNFKETKVRDQSLFLSLDQKLYKDWVWSTQYAYMDMNYDGGSWWGDFRTPSDPNIFSRDLSNWQAIGKNHIFQTYLRGSLNTGNIVHKIIAGFDYGDRKYQADFSSMGSGGSINIHNIMYGVDPAALPSQDAYFLNRNAAFYDDEGVKYTSYYAQDQIEMFNNKLRLTLAGRYTSGTTYAGYPNLGEVTPDKAGEFTPRVGASYSITEDFSAYGVFDKTFSPQSANTFTGSISAPLKGQNIEFGLKKDWFGGKWNSTFAVYEIRRQNILTKDFVNSTPSKTFYYANGEQRARGFEADLKGEIVKGLNIIINYAYTDAKTIKDTNPEILGAASPGNAKNVQNTWVSYHFSDSLLKGFGISAGYQYQGGRVSWYGTNSGNQSLPDYFDTNFGITYRAKKFDINLMLNNALNRKLFSGYYDPGYNTPNDTSDDKYVWIYNAPRNWRLSIGYKF
- a CDS encoding PepSY-associated TM helix domain-containing protein, translating into MKKKHHHKKKTSPAKKWSAKLHLWFGLSVGIIVFIVSLTGTLYVFKDEIQNSLRKEAIYVKETSAEPISIHVLKEKVSTELNEKFPLNSVEIPLDKNKSYRFLYYEKNKKGWNYFEEVKINKLVYVDQYNGKILAVYDEKYNFFNILKYIHWSLLLNSEWGKYVVGIPTVLFIIMLITGIVLWWPKNKKARKGRFWFSWENVKTWKRRNYDLHNVLGFYASFIALLMSVTGIYFAYPYVKNTIHFTLSGAADLPKDKEIKSPDSLMAKNSSVYDLTAQQTRKLYAGSASFRIPLSGKNKKGKDLKNIPITIYGEEGRFSERNTLVFDKYSGKLLANKPHQQLSNAEKYANANYDIHTGSYFGLFGKIIWFITGLICTSLPVTGFLVWWGKQKKQGKKI